A genomic segment from Branchiostoma floridae strain S238N-H82 chromosome 7, Bfl_VNyyK, whole genome shotgun sequence encodes:
- the LOC118419836 gene encoding allene oxide synthase 1, chloroplastic-like, producing the protein MGNQVGTVRLLGWGNQALKPNREEDFVEKNIGFPCRVVTGNKAVQSVFDIELFKKEEFCFGVAEVRRDFTEGICPSVSSNGKIHEKNKGFLMEVIAKAGEGIPSSTASSVLSNISKWGSTAMSDFESKLLAVAADTVLPNIFGESSSFNAEDIRLYIIGATEVRSCIVKALTSKNLDEERQAVRSIIGKIKTSERYQQLMDLGHAYGLGEAETTAQLLLPVFFNGVAGIRANLVSSFARLDTISAEDREELREEALAALKKHGGLTRESLEEMPKMESFVLEVLRACPSPMFWSTIATRPTTVEYTTESGEHALKIKEGERVYASSYWALRDPAVFDKPEDFMWRRFLGPDGDARRKHHVIFHGRLTDTPAVNNHMCPGKDVSLSALKGSIAIFNTFFGWELQEPPVWTGTKMTRGSQPDYEVKIKSFWVQHPEDLNEIFPSHFRDIIDEVDDVDDIDVLVKTKTGTYSGSGTNSNVYIRLFDDKGHQSRELQLDVWWKNDFEKGQEGQYKLKDVKVAAPIVKIELFRDGCHPDDDWYCESVSVQLNPDNSGPTYDFSVNRWIRQNDHVWLSPGGCERPQDDVNPKDD; encoded by the exons ATGGGCAACCAAGTGGGAACTGTTAGATTGCTGGGATGGGGCAACCAGGCGTTGAAACCAAATAGAGAAGAAGATTTCGTGGAGAAAAACATCGGTTTTCCGTGTCGCGTTGTGACCGGGAACAAGGCCGTGCAGTCCGTCTTTGACATTGAACTTTTCAAAAAGGAAGAATTTTGTTTTGGCGTGGCAGAAGTCCGACGGGATTTCACTGAAGGCATTTGTCCAAGCGTCTCGTCCAACGGCAAGATCCATGAGAAAAACAAGGGGTTTTTAATGGAAGTGATCGCAAAGGCTGGCGAAGGCATTCCATCATCAACCGCATCGTCTGTATTGTCCAACATCTCTAAATGGGGCAGCACAGCAATGAGCGACTTCGAGTCAAAGTTGTTGGCTGTTGCAGCGGATACCGTACTTCCTAACATCTTTGGGGAGTCATCGTCTTTTAATGCGGAAGATATTCGTCTTTATATCATCGGGGCGACTGAAGTAAGATCGTGCATCGTGAAAGCTTTAACAAGTAAGAACCTTGACGAAGAACGGCAGGCAGTGAGGTCGATCATTGGGAAGATAAAGACATCAGAGAG ATACCAGCAACTGATGGATCTTGGTCATGCGTACGGGTTGGGAGAAGCAGAGACGACGGCACAACTCCTCTTACCGGTATTCTTCAACGGGGTTGCTGGCATCAGAGCAAATCTTGTGTCGTCCTTCGCCCGCTTGGACACCATCAGCGCAGAAGACCGGGAGGAGCTACGGGAGGAGGCGCTTGCTGCCCTGAAGAAACATGGAGGTCTGACCCGTGAGTCCCTGGAGGAGATGCCGAAAATGGAAAGCTTCGTCTTGGAAGTACTGCGGGCCTGTCCAAGCCCAATGTTTTGGAGCACCATTGCTACACGTCCAACGACTGTGGAGTACACCACGGAGAGCGGAGAACACGCACTGAAG ATCAAGGAAGGTGAGCGCGTGTATGCCAGCTCGTACTGGGCACTGAGGGATCCTGCTGTCTTCGACAAACCAGAAGACTTCATGTGGCGCAG GTTCCTCGGCCCGGACGGTGACGCTCGTCGGAAACACCACGTCATCTTTCACGGACGACTCACCGACACACCCGCGGTCAACAACCACATGTGCCCGGGTAAAGACGTCTCGCTGTCAGCACTAAAAGGCAGCATCGCCATTTTCAACACCTTCTTCGGATGGGAACTCCAGGAGCCGCCGGTGTGGACAGGGACGAAGATGACCCGCGGTAGTCAACCAGACTACGAAGTGAAAATCAAGTCATTCTGGGTACAACACCCTGAAGACTTGAATGAGATCTTTCCATCCCACTTCCGCGACATCATTGAC GAAGTAGATGATGTTGATGACATTGACGTGCTCGTCAAAACGAAGACCGGGACTTACAGTGGCTCTGGTACAAACTCAAACGTCTACATCCGCCTCTTTGACGACAAAGGCCACCAGTCCCGTGAGCTGCAGTTGGATGTGTGGTGGAAAAACGACTTTGAAAAGGGACAGGAGGGACA GTACAAACTGAAGGATGTAAAAGTGGCTGCCCCTATTGTGAAAATTGAGCTGTTTCGGGATGGATGCCACCCTGATGACGACTGGTACTGTGAGTCCGTCTCTGTCCAACTCAACCCGGACAACAGCGGACCGACATACGACTTTTCTGTGAACCGTTGGATCAGGCAAA ATGATCACGTGTGGCTGAGTCCCGGTGGATGTGAGCGTCCACAGGACGACGTGAACCCCAAAGATGACTAG